AGAGAAAGAACGCGTCGCCCTGTGGCTACCGGCCGAATGGATGACGGCCGTTCTTGATCATCCGCATCTGCGACGTCTGCAATCCGACGAGATTCTGCAAATCGAAGAGGAATGCATGCGCCTTGAGCGAGACCTGCCGACGCTTGACGATCGTTATCGCGAGAAGGCGGCGGCCCGTCTCTGTTTTTATTCGCTCGTTCTGCTGCACTCGCTCTATCATCATTATGACAACGAAGCGAGACGCGATGAGCTGATCACATTGATCGGCCGCCTTCGCCCCGGCCTTCTGAACCGCAGCCGCCTTTCTGAAAACTGATCGTTATGGCTCCTTTCTTTCACGCCCTTCTGCCGGGCCTGCTCTGGATGGATATCGCCCTCGTCGGCGCGATTGCCGGTATCTTTTTGATCGCCTCGATGCGCACGTCGAAGAAGGATCTGCGGCCGCTTTTTGGTTTCTTCTTCTTGATCACGACCGAGATCTATCTGATCTACTGGCTGCTTCATTATATCGCACCGCCCGAGCTGCTCTCCTCGTCGGCGGTACAGCTTGTTTTCGGTGCCGGCATCCTGCTTCTGCCGTATTGCTTCTGGATGTTCTCGCTTTCGGTCTTTGACGATGGGTTCCGTCCCGGTCGATTGCATCTTGCCGTTCTTCTCGGCCGTTTTCTACTTGTGGCCGTGACACTGCCGGGCCGCCTGCCCGAGCATCCCTTTCTCTTTCTTGAAAGCAGCGGTAAAAGCGACGACCTGCTCTATCTCTTTCCCAACATCCTCTACTCGCTTGCTCTTATCTTTCATTCGCTGCTTGTCGCCCATCGCGGTCAGCGCGATGATCTCGTCGAACTGCGTCTTGATCTGCGGCGCATCTTTGTTCTCCTGATCGGGCTTTTGATTGCCTGGATCATCGCCTCGCTGTTTATTCTGCGACCGCTTCAGGCCGATCTTCCGGTAAGTCTCATCAACGCGACGATGACGCTTTTACTCTCGCTGGCCTTCCTGTGGCTTGCGATACGTCTGCATCCTGATATTCTTCCTCTTGAACTGAAAGAGAAGGTCGGGTATCGCCCCGATCCCGCCCTCAAAGAACGCCTGCTTGAAGCTCTGGAAAAAGATCACATCTACAGGCAGGAAGGCCTCACGATCGGCGAGCTGGCCCGCACGCTTTCCGTACAGGAGTACCGGCTCAGGCGCCTGATCAACGGCGAGATGGGATTCCGCAACTTCAACGATCTCCTGAATCGCTATCGCATACAGGAGGCCTGCGAGTTGCTTGATCGCCCCGATCTGCCGATCATCCGCATCGCCACCGATATCGGTTACCCTTCTCCTGGCCCCTTCAATCGGGTCTTCCGAACTCTGACCGGACAGACTCCGACCGAGTACCGCCAGCGCAAAAAAGAATAAGGCCATCTCAAGAATTACTTAGCAGGCTGCTGAAAAAGCAGCCTGTTATGCGCGCGGCAGGGTTCCTCCGGGCATAGGTCTTCGATCGATTTCAGGAAATCGGCCTGTAAGGATTCTGGTGCTCAGGATTTCGATGCCGACGCCGCGAAATCCTTCACAATTTCGAAATTGTGAAGCTTATTTCGGCATTGAGAAGACGGCTCCGGCGAAAAGGGGTAAGCTACGGTCATCAAACCATGCGAGGATTTCCATGACGTCCGTCTTTGACCGCCCTCTCTCTGACGTATTCCTGATTATCAGCGGCACAACGCTATTGCGCTACCTATTTTTTGCCGGCTTCGCCTACGTCGCCGTCTGGATCGTTCTGCGTAGCAGGCTGCTTCACCGTCGCATTCAGAAGTCGTTTCCAAAAGCGAAGCATCTGCGCCGTGAGATCGGCTACTCTCTGCTCACCGTATTGATCTTCGCCTCCGTAGGCGTCGGCATGCATATGGCGCAGAAGGCCGGGTACACTCTCATGTACAGCGACTTTCACGAATACGGATGGGGCTACTTTTTCTTCTCGCTTGCCGCCCTCATCGTTTTGCATGACGCTTATTTCTACTGGGCCCACCGACTGATGCATCATCCGAAGATCTTTGCCCGCGTTCATCTCGTACATCATAAGTCGACCGACCCCTCGCCGTGGGCCGCTCTTGCCTTTCACCCTTTTGAAGCGGTGCTTGAGGCGGGCATCCTCCCGATGGCCGTTATGCTCTTCCCGCTGCATGTGTACACGTTGCTTGCTTTTCTCGGCTTTATGATGTTCCTGAACGTGCTCGGCCATCTCGGATTCGAGCTGTATCCGAAGGGCTTCACAAAAAGCCCTCTGATGGGCTGGAACAACACGGCGACGCATCATAACATGCATCACCGTTACTTCAACTATAATTACGG
This region of Leptonema illini DSM 21528 genomic DNA includes:
- a CDS encoding helix-turn-helix transcriptional regulator, whose amino-acid sequence is MAPFFHALLPGLLWMDIALVGAIAGIFLIASMRTSKKDLRPLFGFFFLITTEIYLIYWLLHYIAPPELLSSSAVQLVFGAGILLLPYCFWMFSLSVFDDGFRPGRLHLAVLLGRFLLVAVTLPGRLPEHPFLFLESSGKSDDLLYLFPNILYSLALIFHSLLVAHRGQRDDLVELRLDLRRIFVLLIGLLIAWIIASLFILRPLQADLPVSLINATMTLLLSLAFLWLAIRLHPDILPLELKEKVGYRPDPALKERLLEALEKDHIYRQEGLTIGELARTLSVQEYRLRRLINGEMGFRNFNDLLNRYRIQEACELLDRPDLPIIRIATDIGYPSPGPFNRVFRTLTGQTPTEYRQRKKE
- a CDS encoding sterol desaturase family protein, with translation MTSVFDRPLSDVFLIISGTTLLRYLFFAGFAYVAVWIVLRSRLLHRRIQKSFPKAKHLRREIGYSLLTVLIFASVGVGMHMAQKAGYTLMYSDFHEYGWGYFFFSLAALIVLHDAYFYWAHRLMHHPKIFARVHLVHHKSTDPSPWAALAFHPFEAVLEAGILPMAVMLFPLHVYTLLAFLGFMMFLNVLGHLGFELYPKGFTKSPLMGWNNTATHHNMHHRYFNYNYGLYFNWWDRIMGTNHPKYHETFERITSTPLIGSGRTGSIEVAEEGA